A DNA window from Pogona vitticeps strain Pit_001003342236 chromosome 2, PviZW2.1, whole genome shotgun sequence contains the following coding sequences:
- the LOC144587399 gene encoding uncharacterized protein LOC144587399 — MECGKTFALSGGLRSHQRTHTGEEPHKCMECGKTFALSGGLRSHQRTHTGEKPHKCMECGKTFALSGGLRSHQRTHTGEEQHKCMECGKRFSQITNIRRHERTHTGEKPHKCMECGKSFSQSGALRSHERTHTGEKPHKCMEC; from the coding sequence atggaatgtggaaaaacctTTGCTCTGAGTGGtggccttaggtcacatcaaaggactcacactggggaggaaccacataaatgcatggaatgtggaaaaacctTTGCTCTGAGTGGaggccttaggtcacatcaaaggactcacactggggagaaaccacataaatgcatggaatgtggaaaaacctTTGCTCTGAGTGGtggccttaggtcacatcaaaggactcacactggggaggaacaacataaatgcatggaatgtggaaagaggtttagtcAAATTACTAACATTAGGagacatgaaaggactcacacaggagagaaaccacataaatgcatggaatgtggaaagagctttagtcagagtggtgcccttaggtcacatgaaaggactcacactggggagaagccacataaatgcatggaatgttga